A window of Babylonia areolata isolate BAREFJ2019XMU chromosome 2, ASM4173473v1, whole genome shotgun sequence contains these coding sequences:
- the LOC143297000 gene encoding uncharacterized protein LOC143297000, with translation MSSVFTMGNTVAKAAALDFGIQWCCWAVAAALRTEKFYDLAGSCTFFTLALLSLKWGRTYFTRQKIQSGMVMAWAIRLGTYLFSRILHEGMDRRFNNVRDKPGVFFVYWTIQGLWVLCTLLPTLLLNQKKRDRPLRKQDYVGWGLWGLGFVLEVVADYQKSRFRADPSNAGQFIQHGLWSISRHPNYLGEILMWSGLYISAASVLSGWEHVSIISPVFLSYLLIKVSGIPLLEAYGMKKWGATAAYQEYVGNTAKLVPFVW, from the exons ATGTCGTCTGTTTTCACAATGGGCAACACGGTGGCTAAAGCAGCGGCTTTAGATTTTGGAATCCAGTGGTGCTGTTGGGCGGTTGCTGCAGCCCTCAGGACAGAAAAGTTCTACGATTTAGCAG gttCTTGCACATTTTTCACTTTGGCATTACTATCACTGAAATGGGGACGGACCTATTTCACACGCCAAAAGATCCAGTCAGGAATGGTAATGGCATGGGCTATCAG GCTCGGCACTTACTTATTCAGCCGTATCCTTCATGAAGGAATGGACAGACGTTTCAACAATGTTCGTGACAAACCTGGCGTCTTTTTTGTCTACTGGACTATACAAG GTCTGTGGGTGCTGTGCACGCTGCTGCCCACACTGCTCCTGAACCAGAAGAAGCGAGACAGGCCCTTGAGGAAGCAGGACTACGTGGGCTGGGGCCTGTGGGGTCTGGGCTTCGTCCTGGAGGTGGTGGCCGACTACCAGAAGTCGCGCTTCAGGGCTGACCCCAGCAATGCA GGCCAGTTTATCCAGCATGGACTGTGGAGCATCAGCCGCCACCCCAACTACCTGGGGGAAATCCTCATGTGGAGCGGCCTCTACATCTCTGCTGCCTCCGTCCTCTCCGGCTGGGAGCATGTCAGCATTATCTCCCCTGTCTTCCTCTCCTACCTCCTCATCAAGGTCAGCGGCATCCCCCTGCTCGAAGCGTACGGGATGAAGAAGTGGGGTGCGACAGCGGCGTACCAGGAGTACGTTGGCAACACGGCGAAACTGGTGCCCTTTGTTTGGTGA